The following are encoded together in the Streptomyces rapamycinicus NRRL 5491 genome:
- the cbiE gene encoding precorrin-6y C5,15-methyltransferase (decarboxylating) subunit CbiE, whose translation MADRVTVIGWDGTPLTDAAHSALGAATLVAGAAHHLALPEVPPGAERIRLGSVDLAARRIAQHRGSAVVLADGDPGFFGVVRALRAPEHGLEVEVVPAVSSVATAFARAGMPWDDAQVVVAHSRDLRRAVNVCRAHTKVAVLTSPGAGPAELALLLGPVHRTFVICEALGTEREQVTVLTSDKAADHAWRDPNVVIVIGGSGIAPVRGGSSAGAGRGALQGGGWIAGREPGYPGTVRGWALPGPAYGTALSESESPQLRALQLARVGPRLGDLVWDIGAGSGAAAVETAGFGAAVIAVDRDPDACERTATLARRFAVQLQVVQGVAPEVLEDLPEPDVVRIGGGGAPVVAACAARRPERIVTQAATRDEAEAIGAALEDGGYAVECVLSQSVELDTRGWTERERAVAFMLCGHRPHQ comes from the coding sequence ATGGCCGACCGCGTCACGGTGATCGGTTGGGACGGCACCCCGCTCACGGACGCGGCCCACTCCGCCCTCGGCGCGGCCACCCTCGTGGCCGGCGCCGCCCATCACCTGGCGCTGCCCGAAGTCCCGCCCGGCGCCGAGCGGATCCGGCTCGGCAGCGTGGACCTCGCGGCCCGCAGGATCGCCCAGCACCGCGGCTCCGCCGTGGTCCTGGCCGACGGCGACCCCGGCTTCTTCGGTGTCGTCCGCGCCCTGCGCGCCCCCGAGCACGGGCTCGAGGTCGAGGTCGTCCCCGCCGTCTCCTCCGTCGCCACCGCCTTCGCGCGGGCCGGGATGCCCTGGGACGACGCCCAGGTCGTCGTCGCCCACAGCCGTGATCTGCGCCGTGCGGTCAACGTCTGCCGCGCCCACACCAAGGTCGCCGTCCTCACCTCGCCCGGCGCGGGGCCCGCCGAACTCGCGCTGCTGCTCGGCCCGGTGCACCGCACCTTCGTCATCTGCGAGGCCCTGGGCACCGAGCGCGAGCAGGTCACCGTGCTGACCTCCGACAAGGCCGCCGACCACGCCTGGCGCGACCCCAACGTCGTCATCGTCATCGGGGGCTCCGGCATAGCGCCCGTCCGCGGCGGTTCGTCGGCCGGTGCCGGCCGCGGCGCGCTCCAGGGCGGCGGCTGGATCGCCGGACGCGAGCCCGGCTACCCGGGCACCGTCCGCGGCTGGGCGCTGCCCGGCCCCGCGTACGGGACCGCGCTGAGCGAGAGCGAGTCCCCGCAGTTGCGCGCCCTCCAACTCGCTCGCGTCGGCCCCCGCCTGGGCGACCTGGTCTGGGACATCGGGGCGGGCAGTGGCGCGGCGGCCGTCGAGACCGCCGGGTTCGGCGCCGCCGTCATCGCCGTCGACCGCGATCCGGACGCCTGCGAGCGCACCGCCACCCTGGCCCGCCGCTTCGCCGTACAGCTCCAGGTGGTCCAGGGCGTCGCCCCCGAGGTGCTGGAGGATCTGCCGGAGCCCGACGTGGTGCGGATCGGCGGCGGGGGCGCGCCCGTGGTCGCCGCGTGCGCCGCGCGCCGCCCCGAACGCATCGTCACGCAGGCCGCGACCCGGGACGAGGCGGAGGCCATCGGCGCGGCGCTGGAGGACGGCGGCTACGCCGTCGAATGCGTGCTGTCGCAATCCGTCGAACTGGACACGCGGGGCTGGACCGAACGGGAGCGCGCGGTCGCCTTCATGCTGTGCGGCCACCGCCCGCACCAGTGA
- a CDS encoding GNAT family N-acetyltransferase, producing the protein MTSTFPDISISTERLVLRPFEEADIPALADMMNDESVIAWTRAPYPYNLADARDQALRLAPAERTTGRGIVFAVAEFLTQRLVGIVHLRNTDWRLLATEASYIVAHWARGEGYASESVLAVARWLFQDQKFERLELRTAAGNTAAQQVAQKVGCISEGVLRHAWIARTQTEDGGWTDLRTDLIVWSLLAEDLDGAPDRISGPDGFGVYPSYSDWG; encoded by the coding sequence ATGACATCCACCTTCCCGGACATCTCCATCAGCACGGAACGGCTGGTGCTGCGCCCGTTCGAGGAAGCGGACATACCCGCGCTCGCGGACATGATGAACGACGAAAGCGTCATCGCCTGGACCCGGGCGCCCTATCCGTACAACCTCGCCGACGCCCGCGACCAGGCGCTGCGGCTCGCCCCGGCGGAACGGACCACCGGCCGCGGAATCGTCTTCGCGGTCGCCGAATTCCTCACCCAGCGACTCGTCGGCATCGTGCATCTGCGCAATACCGACTGGCGGCTGCTGGCCACCGAGGCCAGCTATATCGTCGCCCACTGGGCGCGCGGTGAGGGCTATGCCTCGGAGTCGGTGCTGGCCGTGGCCCGCTGGCTGTTCCAGGACCAGAAGTTCGAGCGCCTGGAGCTGCGCACCGCCGCCGGCAACACCGCCGCCCAGCAGGTCGCCCAGAAGGTCGGCTGCATCAGCGAGGGCGTATTGCGCCACGCCTGGATAGCCCGCACCCAGACGGAGGACGGCGGCTGGACCGATCTGCGCACCGACCTCATCGTCTGGAGCCTGCTCGCCGAGGATCTCGACGGCGCCCCCGACCGGATCTCCGGGCCCGACGGCTTCGGCGTCTACCCCAGCTACTCCGACTGGGGCTGA
- a CDS encoding MetQ/NlpA family ABC transporter substrate-binding protein, translated as MRNTTKTVTTVLAAGALALGAAACGAPGSSDDKNGALVVAASPVPHAEILNYVKDHLADKAGLKLEVKEFTDYNTPNLSTQDGSVGANYFQNQPFLDDFNKKKGTDIVPVVTVHLEPLGLYSHKVKKADELKKGATVAVPSDTVNEARALKLLDAGGVIKLKSGVGNEATPKDITANPKGLKFKELEAAQLPRSLDDVDAAVVNGNYAIEAHLKPAKDAIILESPKNNPYANFLAVKKGNEDDPRVKKLAKLLTSPQVKKFIKDQYQGSVLPSF; from the coding sequence GTGCGTAACACCACAAAGACCGTCACCACCGTCCTCGCCGCCGGAGCGCTCGCCCTCGGTGCCGCCGCGTGCGGCGCCCCGGGTTCGTCGGACGACAAGAACGGCGCGCTGGTCGTCGCCGCGAGCCCCGTCCCGCACGCGGAGATCCTCAACTACGTCAAGGACCACCTGGCCGACAAGGCGGGCCTCAAGCTCGAGGTGAAGGAGTTCACCGACTACAACACGCCGAACCTCTCCACCCAGGACGGCTCGGTCGGTGCCAACTACTTCCAGAACCAGCCGTTCCTCGACGACTTCAACAAGAAGAAGGGCACCGACATCGTGCCCGTCGTCACCGTGCACCTCGAACCGCTCGGTCTCTACTCGCACAAGGTGAAGAAGGCCGACGAGCTCAAGAAGGGCGCCACCGTGGCCGTCCCGAGCGACACGGTCAACGAGGCCCGCGCGCTGAAGCTGCTGGACGCAGGCGGCGTCATCAAGCTCAAGAGCGGCGTCGGCAACGAGGCCACCCCCAAGGACATCACCGCCAACCCCAAGGGCCTGAAGTTCAAGGAACTGGAGGCCGCCCAGCTGCCGCGGTCGCTCGACGACGTGGACGCCGCGGTCGTCAACGGCAACTACGCCATCGAGGCGCACCTCAAGCCCGCCAAGGACGCCATCATCCTCGAGTCGCCCAAGAACAACCCTTACGCCAACTTCCTGGCCGTGAAGAAGGGCAACGAGGACGACCCGCGGGTGAAGAAGCTGGCCAAGCTCCTCACCTCCCCGCAGGTGAAGAAGTTCATCAAGGACCAGTACCAGGGCTCCGTGCTGCCGTCCTTCTGA